Proteins found in one Xenopus laevis strain J_2021 chromosome 1L, Xenopus_laevis_v10.1, whole genome shotgun sequence genomic segment:
- the LOC108719007 gene encoding E3 ubiquitin-protein ligase TRIM8, translating into MATVDLRDELSCSICLSIYTDPVSLPCGHNFCQGCIGTTWDTQEGSGAYSCPECRKTFRKRPALHRNRTLGNIAKRFRPTETEPGETGIFCTYCVLSPVPAAKSCLLCEASLCDTHLRVHSKSAEHVLTQPTDSFMERKCFVHHKVLEYYCYKDSVCICVYCCMAEEHRGHRVELLSEASEKKKEKLRKVLEKLRQEREKTDRGNQRLQEGRGEVSEKSASETERVTALFRDIREQLEALEKRLLTDISRQKEELSLQLQGLMEQLEIKKDELSRKIRHIEELCNMADPLTVLQERESHRVADNEGGRERADIKVPAVGDLDVDLISETLLTGLAEIVTGVKEWWIYGQEATDLLLDINTAGNHVSVSGDKKSFS; encoded by the coding sequence ATGGCGACTGTTGATCTGAGagacgagctgagctgctccatctgcctgagcatttatactgatcctgtatccctgccgtgtggccataacttctgccaGGGCTGTATTGGGACAACATGGGACACCCAGGAGGGATCTGGGGcttattcctgccctgaatgcagaAAGACATTTCGAAAGCGCCCTGCCCTGCATAGAAACAGAACTCTGGGTAACATAGCAAAGCGATTCCGTCCAACTGAGACAGAGCCGGGGGAGACTGGGATCTTCTGCACCTACTGTGTCCTCTCTCCTGTACCTGCTGCtaaatcctgtctcctgtgtgaggcttctctgtgtgaTACCCACCTGAGGGTCCACAGCAAGTCAGCAGAACATGTACTGACCCAACCCACCGACTCCTTTatggaaagaaaatgttttgtacATCACAAGGTTCTGGAGTATTACTGCTATAAGGATTCTGTCTGTATCTGTGTATATTGCTGCATGGCAGAGGAGCACAGGGGCCACAGagtggagctgctgagtgaggcctctgagaagaagaaagaaaaactgAGGAAAGTTCTGGAGAAACTGaggcaagagagagagaagactGACAGAGGAAACCAGAGGCTGCAGGAGGGCAGGGGAGAAGTGTCAGAAAAATCAGccagtgagacagagagagtcactgccctgtttagagacatcagggaacagctggaagccctagagaagcgactcctgaCTGACATCTCCAGGCAGAAAGAGGAGCTTTCCCTCCAACTCCAGGGTCTAatggagcagctggaaataaagaaggacgagctgtccaggaagatccgtcacattgaggagctgtgcaacatggcagatccactcactgtcctacaggaacgggaatcacatAGAGttgcagataatgaggggggcagagagagagctgatataaaggtccctgctgtaggggatctggatgtggatctgatctcagagacattactcacaggcttagctgaGATTGTGACTGGGGTAAAGGAATGGtggatctatgggcaggaggctacagacctgttactggatataaacacggctgggaatcatgtatctgtatcaggggacaaGAAATCTTTTTCCTAA